One stretch of Bacteroidota bacterium DNA includes these proteins:
- a CDS encoding UvrD-helicase domain-containing protein: protein MSLLLNDTELHFPHLITIPASAGSGKTYTLSYRYVQFLLSPHIQSNGLRNILAITFTKLAAKEMKERIVKVLKEAALSDPRTMENLTKLVSLSSEEIKIRSEQLVNEILHNYSDFNIRTIDSFLTTIFKASSLEMGVQPNVGIQFDNDAVIDQAFRQYSQNLREGTADAQFIDDLITLIEANEGKSGGYLWNPFTKIVREVRQLQKQFGRYSQKPIIMEGALPLSELKQRIVTNAKTLLGLLNDSTLPINNYFQNDVKRLANGDVLEVASKGKTKKYFNKYSEDAGATKEIKRLFAVIKPMEKELEQYISIYAHTFYQPFVRAVNLIEQTIRNVKTLEGTVVIDDINRSLAKYLSNDVVPEVYLKLGERIAHFMIDEFQDTSPIQWRNLTPLIEEALAKNGSLFAVGDTKQSIYGFRGADWHIFKNLSDGKYFPSAPVSSLPLTRNYRSAQALVDFVKDVFSSNVAAAGFEAHATASGLYNFAQDVPDSEKNKGYVEVKLIEKKFDDDSSANTHREYILSSIRDCTDRGYSYGDIAILTPANADVVEISSWLNRENIPFLSLSTLDIRKRKIIGEIIALLRFLDSPIDNLAFATFVFGNLFQKIVSGEGIKQEEYHMQFGKNTKEYFYRTFQKHFPALWEQYFGRLFSLVGYMPLYDLVSESYKTFSVFKQCSSEESALIKLLECVKQFENSGNNSLKDFLSFSTEEGNEGWSIEIPNTVHAVRIMTVHKAKGLGFPVVIVSLKEKNPRSDSMVMKETEDGVSVIKIGRSNGDRDDTLSELYEEKKKEQTIDELNKLYVALTRARKEMYVSVLYKKMEYLPVAILPAKTYGVKYTTAEKEKAEEKIPVIESLYQKEQSSLPVARYQKIGVQETRRGDAIHNILSHIEFVDEKSEPYIRSAIEHLFLVHDLDIEKEILNLDQFLNLPGVHIHFEHRKDRIILREQDVAASNGRLYRLDRVIVDADSVTVVDFKTGNDEHNDDYLVQVRNYMSMLKDIYPSKTVKGALLYIDLHKEVPVV from the coding sequence ATGTCATTACTTCTAAACGATACTGAGCTGCACTTTCCTCATCTGATCACCATTCCCGCATCGGCGGGATCGGGGAAGACATACACATTATCGTACCGGTATGTGCAGTTTCTTCTTTCCCCGCATATTCAGTCTAATGGACTGAGAAATATTCTGGCAATTACATTCACGAAACTTGCGGCTAAGGAGATGAAAGAACGCATTGTGAAGGTGTTGAAGGAAGCGGCTCTTAGCGATCCGCGCACAATGGAAAATCTGACGAAACTCGTTTCACTTTCTTCCGAAGAGATCAAAATTCGCTCCGAACAATTAGTAAATGAAATTCTTCACAACTATTCCGATTTCAATATTCGTACGATCGACAGTTTCTTGACAACCATTTTTAAAGCTTCATCATTGGAAATGGGAGTGCAACCGAATGTCGGCATTCAGTTTGACAATGACGCGGTGATCGATCAAGCGTTCCGGCAATATTCGCAAAATCTCCGCGAAGGAACTGCCGATGCGCAATTCATCGACGATCTGATCACGCTGATCGAGGCGAATGAAGGGAAATCGGGCGGATATTTATGGAATCCATTCACAAAGATCGTTCGCGAAGTGCGGCAATTGCAAAAGCAATTCGGAAGATATTCACAGAAGCCGATCATTATGGAAGGAGCGCTTCCGCTTTCCGAACTGAAGCAGAGAATTGTAACAAATGCAAAAACGCTTTTAGGATTACTGAATGATTCGACACTTCCGATCAATAATTATTTTCAAAATGATGTGAAGCGATTGGCAAACGGCGATGTGCTTGAAGTTGCATCGAAAGGGAAGACGAAGAAATATTTCAACAAGTATAGTGAAGATGCAGGTGCAACGAAAGAGATCAAACGCCTTTTTGCGGTGATCAAGCCGATGGAGAAAGAGCTGGAACAATATATCTCCATCTATGCGCATACGTTTTATCAGCCATTTGTTCGTGCGGTAAATCTGATTGAACAAACGATTCGAAATGTAAAGACGCTTGAAGGAACTGTCGTTATTGATGATATCAATCGTTCGCTTGCCAAGTATCTTTCCAACGATGTTGTGCCGGAAGTGTATTTGAAATTAGGTGAGCGAATTGCCCATTTTATGATTGACGAGTTTCAGGATACCAGTCCCATACAATGGCGGAATCTGACTCCCTTAATCGAAGAAGCACTAGCGAAAAACGGCTCGCTCTTTGCCGTGGGTGATACGAAACAATCTATTTACGGATTCCGCGGCGCGGATTGGCATATTTTCAAAAATCTGAGCGATGGAAAATATTTTCCTTCTGCACCTGTGTCATCGCTGCCGTTAACGAGAAATTATCGCAGCGCGCAGGCGCTCGTCGATTTTGTGAAAGATGTTTTTTCTTCCAATGTTGCCGCTGCCGGATTTGAAGCACACGCAACAGCAAGCGGGCTTTACAATTTTGCGCAAGATGTTCCTGATTCGGAAAAAAACAAAGGCTATGTTGAAGTTAAATTAATCGAAAAAAAGTTTGACGATGATTCATCGGCTAATACGCATCGAGAATATATTCTTTCCAGCATTCGTGACTGTACCGATCGCGGATATTCATATGGTGACATTGCCATTCTTACTCCCGCCAATGCGGATGTTGTTGAGATCAGTTCGTGGCTGAATAGAGAAAATATTCCGTTCCTTTCCCTCAGCACTTTGGACATCCGAAAGCGGAAAATCATCGGCGAAATTATCGCGCTGCTTCGCTTTCTTGATTCGCCGATTGATAATCTTGCGTTTGCGACATTTGTGTTTGGGAATTTATTCCAAAAAATTGTATCGGGTGAAGGAATCAAACAAGAAGAGTACCACATGCAATTTGGTAAAAATACCAAAGAGTATTTTTACCGCACCTTCCAAAAACATTTCCCCGCGTTATGGGAACAATATTTTGGCCGCCTCTTCTCGCTTGTCGGTTATATGCCGTTGTATGATCTCGTCTCTGAATCGTACAAAACATTTTCCGTCTTTAAACAGTGCAGCAGTGAAGAAAGCGCATTGATAAAACTACTGGAATGTGTGAAGCAGTTTGAAAACAGCGGCAACAATAGTCTGAAAGATTTTCTCTCGTTCAGCACGGAAGAGGGAAACGAAGGCTGGAGCATTGAAATACCGAACACCGTCCACGCCGTAAGGATTATGACGGTGCATAAAGCAAAAGGATTGGGATTCCCGGTAGTGATCGTTTCCCTGAAAGAAAAGAATCCCCGTTCAGATTCGATGGTGATGAAAGAGACCGAGGATGGAGTATCGGTTATTAAGATCGGAAGGAGCAACGGCGACCGAGATGACACTCTTTCCGAATTGTATGAAGAGAAAAAGAAAGAACAGACGATTGACGAGCTGAACAAATTATATGTCGCGCTTACCCGAGCGCGAAAAGAGATGTATGTTTCGGTTCTGTATAAGAAAATGGAATATCTTCCCGTCGCAATTCTTCCGGCAAAAACATACGGCGTAAAATACACCACAGCTGAAAAGGAAAAGGCTGAAGAGAAAATACCAGTAATCGAATCGCTTTATCAAAAAGAACAATCATCGCTTCCTGTTGCACGATATCAAAAGATTGGCGTGCAGGAAACCCGGCGAGGCGATGCGATCCACAATATCTTATCGCATATCGAGTTTGTGGATGAGAAGAGTGAACCGTATATCCGATCTGCAATCGAGCATCTATTTTTGGTTCACGATCTGGATATTGAAAAAGAAATTTTGAATCTCGATCAGTTCCTTAATCTTCCCGGAGTGCACATTCATTTTGAACACAGAAAAGATCGCATAATTCTTCGAGAGCAGGATGTAGCGGCTTCCAACGGACGATTATATCGGTTGGATAGAGTTATTGTGGACGCTGATTCAGTAACGGTTGTTGATTTCAAAACCGGAAATGATGAACACAACGATGATTATCTAGTGCAAGTGCGAAACTATATGTCGATGCTGAAGGATATTTATCCTTCAAAAACCGTGAAAGGGGCATTGCTTTATATTGATCTGCATAAGGAGGTGCCTGTCGTATGA
- a CDS encoding KilA-N domain-containing protein, protein MQHKKSTTLNVQGIEIALLKFENEDYISITDMLQAKEGDFFISDWLRNRNTIEFLGIWERIYNSRFNYGEFAIIKSKAGLNSYKLSVKEWVEKTNAIGLKATAGRYGGTYAHKDIAFEFGMWINAEFKIYLIREFQRLKDDENDRLKLTWNLHRTLSKINYRIHTDAIKEHIIPEHITKEQANAAYANEADVLNVALFGKTAKQWRDANPKHDGNIRDYATIEQLLVLANIESMNAEFIRMELPQRERLLKLNQIAIMQLQSLASNLNIKKLK, encoded by the coding sequence ATGCAGCATAAAAAATCGACAACATTGAATGTTCAAGGTATCGAAATTGCATTATTAAAATTTGAAAATGAAGATTACATTTCAATTACTGATATGTTACAAGCAAAAGAAGGTGATTTTTTTATTTCGGATTGGTTGAGAAATAGAAACACTATTGAGTTTTTAGGAATTTGGGAAAGAATCTATAATTCCCGTTTTAATTATGGCGAATTCGCCATAATTAAAAGTAAAGCAGGATTAAACAGTTATAAACTTAGTGTTAAAGAATGGGTTGAAAAAACTAATGCCATAGGACTAAAAGCTACCGCAGGGAGATATGGCGGCACGTATGCCCATAAAGACATTGCCTTTGAATTTGGGATGTGGATTAATGCCGAATTTAAGATTTACCTTATTAGAGAATTTCAACGGCTTAAAGATGATGAAAATGACCGTCTGAAATTAACATGGAATCTCCATAGGACTCTCTCCAAGATCAATTACCGCATCCATACTGATGCCATTAAAGAACATATCATCCCCGAACATATTACCAAAGAACAAGCCAATGCAGCGTATGCAAACGAAGCAGACGTGCTGAATGTAGCTCTCTTTGGAAAAACAGCTAAACAGTGGCGGGACGCAAACCCGAAACATGACGGCAACATACGGGATTATGCTACCATTGAGCAATTGCTGGTACTAGCAAATATTGAGAGTATGAATGCTGAGTTTATACGGATGGAATTACCACAACGTGAACGATTGCTAAAACTCAATCAAATTGCCATTATGCAGTTACAATCGCTTGCCTCTAATCTAAATATCAAAAAATTAAAGTGA
- a CDS encoding MFS transporter codes for MSFFSNITIDISPLRNNRDFRLLFIGQFISFLGSSITAVALSYQIYTVTQSTAYVGLLGMFQLIPLSISGFIGGSVADRFDRKKIIIISEIVLMLTSLSLVVTALMPNTSVWFLFAIAGIASFVNGFHRPALDALTPRVIEHDEIPAASALSGFRGTTAMILGPSLAGVILASLGLFITYLIDALTFIISIVTILMIKRKFQLERAEDDENEFSVAHIAESLRYAWSRKELLGTYFIDMMSMTTSYPYPLFPALAAAYGGVAVLGSLHASIAIGSFLATLTSGWTRNILRHGKAITIAAVGWSVGILAAGFSGNLWLMLFFLGCAGFADMLSGIFRSIIWNQTIPDSIRGRMVGIEMLSYMSGPLVGGTLIGFLAASTGENVAMSIGGSVGLVGIVVLILWLQQFWRYSANSKKSFIS; via the coding sequence TTGTCCTTTTTTAGCAACATTACCATTGATATTTCTCCGTTACGCAATAACCGCGATTTTCGATTGCTCTTTATCGGACAGTTCATTTCGTTTTTGGGCTCATCGATCACCGCGGTGGCGTTATCGTATCAAATATATACTGTAACACAATCGACGGCGTATGTGGGACTGCTGGGAATGTTTCAACTGATCCCACTCTCCATCAGCGGGTTCATCGGTGGGTCGGTTGCCGATAGGTTTGACAGGAAGAAAATCATTATCATTTCCGAAATTGTGTTAATGCTGACATCTCTTTCGCTTGTGGTAACAGCTCTGATGCCGAATACTTCTGTCTGGTTTTTGTTTGCCATTGCGGGGATTGCGTCATTCGTCAACGGATTCCACCGTCCAGCATTAGATGCGTTGACACCCCGCGTGATTGAACACGATGAAATTCCGGCAGCAAGTGCGCTTTCGGGGTTTCGCGGAACAACCGCAATGATTCTTGGTCCATCGTTAGCAGGAGTTATTCTTGCATCGCTCGGATTATTCATAACATATCTGATTGACGCGCTCACGTTTATCATCTCCATCGTTACGATTTTAATGATTAAACGAAAATTTCAATTGGAGCGGGCTGAAGATGACGAGAACGAATTTTCCGTTGCGCATATTGCGGAAAGTCTGCGTTATGCGTGGAGCCGGAAAGAATTACTGGGAACATATTTTATTGATATGATGTCGATGACAACATCGTATCCCTATCCGCTTTTTCCCGCGCTTGCCGCTGCATACGGCGGAGTTGCCGTGCTCGGATCGCTTCACGCATCTATCGCCATTGGTTCGTTTCTTGCAACACTTACCAGCGGGTGGACGAGGAATATTTTGCGCCACGGGAAAGCGATCACGATTGCTGCGGTTGGTTGGAGCGTGGGAATTCTTGCTGCCGGATTCTCGGGAAATCTCTGGCTGATGCTTTTCTTTCTGGGATGCGCCGGATTTGCCGATATGCTGAGCGGAATTTTCCGTTCCATTATCTGGAACCAGACGATCCCCGATTCCATTCGCGGAAGGATGGTTGGAATTGAAATGCTTAGTTATATGAGCGGCCCTCTAGTTGGCGGGACGCTGATCGGATTTCTTGCCGCTTCCACAGGAGAGAATGTTGCAATGTCTATCGGCGGAAGCGTGGGACTTGTTGGGATCGTGGTACTGATTCTTTGGCTGCAGCAGTTTTGGAGGTATTCCGCAAATAGCAAAAAAAGTTTTATTAGTTGA
- a CDS encoding nodulation protein NfeD, with translation MKKFLLSSFVVIGLLFAEQPIHVLTVNSSINPTTYDYLKHGIDYAKNNNAQAIIIELNTPGGLLQSTRDIVTEFLNSKIPIIVYVSPQGSRAASAGVFITMAAHIAVMAPGTNIGAAHPVSGQGAMDSVMSGKVTNDAAAFIRTISEKRNRNVEWAEDAVRNSVSITETEALKKNVIDFIASNRAALLDSLNGRTIIIERDTITLATTHAAIEEHEMNWQYEMLNMLSDPNISYILFLIGIYGIFFELYNPGSVFPGVVGAIAMILALYSMQTLPLNYAGLALIFVGIILFILEIKITSYGLLSVGGAVALFFGSIMLYQNDEPLEFVEVSLSLIIPLVIATALFFAFVIGAGLRAQKRKVDMGEQGMIGAEGVAVTLLNPTGQVRVQGETWGAESVDGKIVMDTKVTVTEIHGLLLKVRKL, from the coding sequence ATGAAAAAATTCCTCCTTTCCTCCTTTGTAGTGATTGGTCTTCTTTTCGCTGAACAACCGATCCATGTTCTCACCGTCAACAGCAGTATCAATCCCACAACGTATGATTATCTGAAACATGGAATTGACTACGCGAAGAACAATAATGCACAAGCCATTATTATAGAGTTGAATACTCCCGGTGGATTACTTCAATCTACACGCGACATTGTTACGGAATTTTTGAATTCTAAAATCCCAATTATTGTATACGTTTCCCCGCAAGGTTCGCGTGCTGCATCGGCGGGAGTGTTTATCACCATGGCTGCACATATCGCCGTGATGGCACCTGGAACAAATATCGGTGCCGCTCATCCTGTCAGCGGACAGGGAGCGATGGATTCCGTCATGTCCGGAAAAGTAACAAATGATGCCGCAGCATTTATTCGAACAATCTCTGAAAAACGAAACCGGAATGTGGAATGGGCTGAGGATGCCGTCCGCAACAGTGTATCCATTACGGAAACGGAAGCATTGAAAAAAAATGTCATCGACTTCATCGCTTCCAATCGTGCAGCGCTTTTGGATTCTCTCAATGGAAGAACGATCATCATTGAGCGCGACACAATCACGCTTGCAACAACACATGCGGCCATTGAAGAACACGAAATGAACTGGCAATACGAAATGCTCAATATGCTGAGTGACCCGAATATCTCTTACATCCTGTTCCTCATCGGCATTTATGGAATCTTTTTTGAGCTCTACAATCCCGGCTCAGTTTTTCCGGGAGTCGTCGGTGCAATTGCCATGATCCTAGCACTTTATTCGATGCAAACTCTGCCGCTTAATTATGCAGGACTCGCACTGATCTTTGTCGGCATTATTTTGTTCATACTGGAAATTAAAATTACGAGTTATGGTTTATTATCAGTCGGCGGAGCGGTGGCACTATTTTTCGGGTCAATCATGTTGTATCAGAATGATGAGCCGCTGGAATTTGTTGAAGTATCTCTTTCGCTCATCATTCCGTTGGTCATTGCCACTGCGTTGTTCTTTGCATTCGTGATTGGCGCAGGGTTACGAGCGCAAAAACGAAAAGTTGATATGGGTGAACAAGGCATGATCGGTGCCGAAGGCGTTGCGGTCACTCTGCTGAATCCAACCGGACAAGTTCGCGTACAAGGAGAAACTTGGGGCGCAGAAAGTGTTGATGGTAAGATTGTAATGGATACAAAAGTAACAGTAACGGAAATTCATGGATTGTTGTTAAAAGTAAGAAAATTATAA